A DNA window from Cognatiyoonia koreensis contains the following coding sequences:
- the uxuA gene encoding mannonate dehydratase: MKETWRWYGQFDNVSLAEVRQTGAAGIVTSLHEIPYGEVWPRERIAAVKAKIMAAGLTWDVVESLPLHEAFKKGDATPELFANYRQSMTNLAAEGITTICYNFMPLLDWTRTDLHAPVQGGGTCLRFEASRMAAFEIHMLGRDAARDEYHPDAVAEGDSWFQASADDDRAALLAAIMSGLPGAFDRYDVVELRAALKDYAGINKAALRAHFKLFLEGVVPAAEDLGIKLCVHPDDPPRDILGLPRIVSDADDIAWIMDVVDSPSNGLTLCSGSLGANPENDVPAIARQFGERIHFAHLRNVRKYPDGSFEEAPHLDGDTDMVALVRVLLDAEAIRSVTIPWRPDHGHELLMDSERANPPGYPLIGRLRGLAELRGVARALEHG; the protein is encoded by the coding sequence ATGAAGGAAACATGGCGCTGGTACGGTCAGTTCGACAATGTTTCGCTTGCCGAAGTCCGGCAGACGGGCGCGGCTGGGATCGTGACATCACTGCACGAAATTCCATACGGTGAAGTCTGGCCGCGTGAACGCATTGCGGCGGTTAAGGCCAAGATCATGGCCGCCGGATTGACATGGGATGTCGTCGAAAGCCTGCCGCTGCATGAGGCTTTCAAGAAAGGTGACGCGACTCCAGAGCTTTTTGCAAACTACCGTCAGAGTATGACGAATCTGGCCGCCGAAGGGATCACCACGATTTGCTACAACTTTATGCCATTGCTGGACTGGACACGCACCGACTTGCACGCGCCCGTTCAGGGGGGCGGCACCTGTTTGCGGTTCGAGGCGTCTCGTATGGCAGCATTCGAAATCCATATGCTGGGACGGGATGCGGCGCGGGATGAATACCACCCCGACGCGGTCGCGGAAGGCGATTCATGGTTTCAAGCCTCGGCTGATGACGATCGGGCAGCCCTGTTGGCCGCTATCATGTCGGGACTGCCTGGCGCATTTGACCGTTACGATGTCGTGGAACTGCGCGCCGCGCTCAAAGATTACGCAGGGATCAACAAAGCGGCGCTACGTGCACATTTCAAATTGTTCCTCGAAGGTGTCGTGCCTGCTGCCGAGGACCTTGGCATCAAGTTATGCGTCCATCCTGATGATCCACCGCGCGATATCCTTGGCCTGCCGCGGATCGTATCTGACGCGGACGATATTGCGTGGATCATGGACGTGGTTGATAGCCCTTCAAACGGGTTGACGCTATGTTCCGGATCGCTGGGGGCGAACCCCGAAAACGACGTGCCTGCCATCGCTCGGCAGTTTGGTGAACGCATCCATTTTGCTCATCTACGCAATGTCCGCAAATATCCAGATGGATCGTTCGAGGAAGCACCGCACCTGGATGGCGATACGGACATGGTCGCACTTGTCCGGGTTTTGCTGGACGCTGAAGCAATACGCAGCGTAACGATCCCGTGGCGGCCAGATCATGGGCACGAATTGCTGATGGACAGTGAACGGGCGAACCCGCCGGGATATCCATTGATCGGGCGTCTGCGTGGCCTTGCCGAACTGCGCGGCGTTGCGCGAGCGCTGGAGCACGGCTGA
- a CDS encoding GntR family transcriptional regulator produces the protein MSGLSNLIDRRTSADVVFDALYDEIVSLRMLPGAKISEAEIAATYGVSRQPVRDAFRRLGNMGFLLIRPQKATEIQKFSVAAITSARFLRTAVEIEVVKRAVERWTDGQAAAYLENLAEQDNAVHNHDADAFHELDFDFHRQLCGTAGAAFAFDDIMESKAQVDRLCLLSMMDNDAMATLVSDHRAIFNCLKARDSVAIEAAVRLHMTRLDGTIKRVRESHPDYFI, from the coding sequence ATGTCAGGATTATCCAACCTCATCGATCGCCGCACGAGCGCGGATGTCGTTTTTGACGCGCTCTATGATGAAATTGTTTCACTCCGAATGTTACCTGGTGCCAAAATTTCCGAAGCGGAGATCGCAGCAACTTATGGGGTTTCGCGTCAACCGGTACGCGATGCGTTCCGTCGGCTTGGCAACATGGGCTTTCTTCTGATCAGACCACAAAAGGCGACGGAAATTCAGAAGTTCTCTGTTGCGGCAATCACAAGTGCGCGCTTTCTGCGCACAGCGGTCGAAATCGAAGTTGTGAAGCGTGCCGTGGAGCGTTGGACGGACGGGCAGGCGGCGGCATACCTCGAAAACCTCGCAGAGCAGGATAACGCCGTTCATAACCATGATGCTGACGCGTTTCACGAACTTGATTTCGATTTTCACAGGCAGTTATGCGGTACAGCCGGTGCCGCGTTTGCTTTTGACGATATCATGGAAAGCAAGGCACAGGTCGACCGGCTCTGTTTGCTGTCGATGATGGATAACGACGCGATGGCGACACTTGTCAGTGATCACCGTGCCATCTTCAACTGTCTGAAAGCGCGTGACAGTGTGGCTATCGAAGCTGCGGTACGTCTGCACATGACAAGGCTGGACGGGACGATTAAGCGGGTTCGTGAATCACATCCCGATTACTTTATCTAA
- a CDS encoding winged helix-turn-helix domain-containing protein, producing MRVNTTSATEAREIGNRIVVAGIAAIVLILLIAAVLLFINLPDANAFNMRVEQLFVENDNLTSNAEIKLLEILAGSGTAFSDTLSSYRFVIFVLLVFATAMLVAAIAFLVMLIALTRRMGQIERKGIEVNSLLISRDQKAVYLNNFEFKLTEAAIETLSVLAEARMDDDVMTGAEIEGVISGRDAADCDEAAGATRIKRLRDTLGNQMMSELLIKNIARKGYMLAIDKDVIKMV from the coding sequence GTGCGGGTGAATACTACCTCCGCTACTGAAGCGCGCGAAATTGGTAACCGGATCGTCGTTGCGGGCATTGCCGCCATCGTGCTGATCCTGCTGATTGCTGCCGTCTTGCTGTTTATCAATCTGCCAGACGCAAACGCATTCAATATGCGCGTCGAGCAGCTGTTCGTTGAGAACGACAATCTGACGAGCAATGCTGAAATCAAGTTGTTGGAAATCCTTGCCGGATCAGGCACGGCGTTTTCCGATACACTGTCGTCTTATCGTTTCGTCATATTCGTGTTGCTTGTCTTCGCCACAGCAATGCTTGTTGCCGCGATCGCGTTTTTAGTCATGTTGATTGCCTTGACCCGTCGCATGGGCCAGATTGAACGCAAGGGGATCGAAGTCAATTCGCTGCTAATCAGTCGCGACCAAAAGGCAGTTTACCTTAACAATTTTGAATTCAAACTGACAGAGGCCGCAATAGAAACCCTGTCAGTGCTGGCCGAAGCGCGAATGGATGACGACGTCATGACCGGTGCCGAGATCGAAGGCGTTATTTCAGGCCGCGATGCTGCCGATTGTGACGAGGCCGCAGGTGCCACGCGCATCAAACGTCTGCGCGATACACTTGGCAACCAGATGATGAGCGAACTGCTGATCAAGAACATCGCCCGCAAGGGTTACATGCTGGCGATCGACAAGGATGTCATCAAGATGGTCTGA
- a CDS encoding ribonuclease HII translates to MKQPEPDFEFETNAYKHGFLAVCGVDEVGRGPLAGPVTAAAVILDPANIPEGLNDSKKLSVKKREALFDLLMIQAHVAIGEASVAEIDEHNILRASHMAMVRAIAGLKTRADYALIDGNQTPRGLTIRSETLVKGDSRSLSIAAASIVAKVWRDRLMVTLSQQYPHYGWETNAGYGTKVHQEGLKSHGVTPHHRRSFAPIHNMLWQEKNLSR, encoded by the coding sequence ATGAAACAGCCCGAACCAGATTTCGAATTCGAGACAAACGCCTACAAGCATGGTTTTCTTGCAGTCTGTGGTGTGGATGAGGTCGGACGCGGGCCGCTGGCCGGACCCGTGACCGCTGCTGCGGTAATCCTCGATCCCGCAAATATCCCGGAAGGATTGAACGACAGCAAAAAGCTGTCCGTGAAGAAACGCGAAGCGCTGTTTGACTTGTTGATGATCCAGGCGCATGTCGCGATCGGAGAGGCGTCCGTCGCCGAAATCGACGAGCACAACATCCTGCGCGCATCGCATATGGCGATGGTCAGGGCGATCGCAGGATTGAAGACCAGAGCTGACTACGCCCTGATTGACGGCAACCAGACGCCGCGCGGGCTGACGATCAGATCAGAGACTCTGGTGAAAGGAGACAGCCGCTCTCTGAGCATTGCGGCGGCCTCAATTGTGGCAAAAGTTTGGCGTGACAGATTGATGGTGACTCTCTCGCAACAATATCCGCACTACGGTTGGGAGACGAACGCAGGCTACGGCACAAAAGTTCATCAAGAGGGACTCAAAAGCCACGGTGTAACTCCACATCATCGACGTTCCTTCGCCCCCATACACAACATGTTGTGGCAAGAGAAAAACT